A part of Melittangium boletus DSM 14713 genomic DNA contains:
- a CDS encoding M20/M25/M40 family metallo-hydrolase — MSKFGPIAVWLACATSAYAEAPAKEKEVWITIGTDALSPVRTSLKGQGLTLATPTFEKGGVAVLRVSESQVEKLSGAMHSALNRCAGFIAHDSEAEAMAAVEAANAPRSVNTTLASYTLNNGATVNALLGEIQEINIRNTINSLSTNWTNRYYNVQNGADASTWLKNQWTTLAAGRSDIKVEFFTHSWKQSSVIATIQGTTLPNEVVVIGGHLDSINQSNPTTGVAPGADDDASGVASVTEIFRVAVAKGYKPARTVKFMAYAGEEVGLYGSKAIANSFKNSAVNVVGVMQLDMTNYKGSSYHFGIVSDNTNAQLNAFTKSLITTYQPELKDPYIDISCGYGCSDHASWHAAGYPATMPFEATMTTDNPKIHTANDTLSFTAGSASNSVKFAKLGASFLAELAKGATTGITPPSDGGGSSATIATYDSTYKAPRCAAVGTGCDSGTLLSGRATVGPEKSAPNTINSSCADGIKGTYFTDESNERIKVSTADGTNLAAGKTVTVEATVFAYSTSTDKLDLYYSASVTSPSWKLIGTYSPPAKGQTTISATYALPTGSVQAVRARFRYNGSEVACGAGDYTDHDDLIFAVQ, encoded by the coding sequence ATGAGCAAGTTCGGTCCGATCGCCGTTTGGCTCGCGTGTGCCACGTCCGCGTACGCGGAAGCTCCAGCGAAGGAGAAGGAGGTATGGATCACCATCGGTACGGACGCCCTGTCGCCGGTACGCACCTCGCTCAAGGGTCAGGGGCTGACGCTGGCCACGCCCACGTTCGAGAAGGGTGGAGTGGCGGTGCTGCGCGTGAGCGAGTCGCAGGTGGAGAAGCTCTCGGGCGCGATGCACTCCGCGCTCAACCGCTGCGCGGGCTTCATCGCCCATGACTCCGAGGCGGAGGCGATGGCCGCCGTCGAGGCCGCCAACGCGCCCCGGTCAGTGAACACGACGCTGGCCAGCTACACCCTCAACAACGGCGCGACGGTGAATGCGCTCCTCGGAGAGATCCAGGAGATCAACATCCGCAATACCATCAACTCGCTGTCCACCAACTGGACCAACCGCTACTACAACGTGCAGAACGGCGCGGATGCGTCCACGTGGCTCAAGAACCAGTGGACCACCCTGGCCGCTGGCCGCTCCGACATCAAGGTGGAGTTCTTCACCCACTCCTGGAAGCAGTCCTCCGTTATCGCCACCATCCAGGGCACCACGCTGCCCAACGAGGTGGTGGTGATCGGCGGCCACCTGGACTCCATCAACCAGAGTAACCCCACCACCGGTGTCGCCCCCGGCGCGGATGACGACGCCTCGGGCGTCGCCTCCGTCACGGAGATCTTCCGCGTGGCCGTCGCCAAGGGCTACAAGCCGGCGCGCACGGTGAAGTTCATGGCCTACGCGGGCGAGGAAGTGGGCCTGTATGGCTCCAAGGCCATCGCCAACTCGTTCAAGAACTCGGCCGTGAACGTGGTGGGCGTGATGCAGTTGGACATGACCAACTACAAGGGGTCCAGCTACCACTTCGGCATCGTGTCGGACAACACCAACGCCCAGCTCAATGCCTTCACCAAGAGCCTCATCACCACGTATCAGCCGGAGTTGAAGGATCCCTATATCGACATCTCGTGTGGATATGGGTGCTCGGACCACGCTTCGTGGCACGCGGCGGGTTACCCGGCCACGATGCCCTTCGAGGCCACGATGACCACGGACAACCCGAAGATCCACACCGCGAACGATACCCTGTCGTTCACCGCGGGAAGCGCGAGCAACTCAGTCAAGTTCGCCAAGCTCGGTGCATCCTTCCTGGCCGAGCTGGCCAAGGGCGCGACGACCGGCATCACGCCTCCCTCGGACGGTGGCGGCAGCTCGGCCACCATCGCGACCTACGACTCGACGTACAAAGCGCCTCGCTGCGCCGCCGTGGGCACCGGCTGTGACTCGGGCACGTTGCTCAGCGGCCGCGCCACCGTGGGCCCCGAGAAGAGCGCGCCCAACACCATCAACTCCAGCTGCGCGGACGGCATCAAGGGCACCTACTTCACGGATGAGTCGAACGAGCGCATCAAGGTGAGCACCGCGGACGGCACGAACCTGGCCGCGGGCAAGACGGTGACGGTGGAGGCGACGGTGTTCGCCTACTCCACCTCGACGGACAAGCTGGACCTGTACTACTCGGCGAGCGTCACCAGCCCCTCGTGGAAGCTCATCGGCACGTACAGCCCGCCCGCCAAGGGCCAGACCACCATCTCCGCTACCTACGCCCTGCCCACGGGCAGCGTGCAGGCCGTGCGCGCCCGCTTCCGCTACAACGGCAGTGAGGTCGCCTGCGGCGCCGGCGACTACACCGACCACGACGACCTGATCTTCGCGGTGCAGTGA
- a CDS encoding SLC13 family permease, translating to MALAIFLFTYIFIAGIRLPFPRLDRPGGALVGAVLMVLAGIVTPAEVFNHGDDSSRHAVDMDTLVLLLGMMLLADYLARASFFRAAGAFALQKAHTPRLLLVAVACTSAFLSAFLVNDTVCLMLTPLVLVVVEEARLPPIPYLLAVCMASNAGSVATFTGNPQNMLIQGASQLPYAQFAAYMALPAVVSTAVVIAGLLFVFRGQLTHERFTTHPAPASVDRPLLGLTLVTIVGVVAAFFAGLPMSWSALTGAAVVMTLARRVYPRQALERVDYVLLLFFASLFVVVFGVNKAGWAEDIHQLFSPFMSGPPWRETLGFAGLTLVASNLFSNVPFVMLARPWVPTLADPVLGWHVLALGSTLAGNLTLVGSVANLIVFEAARDKVSLSFMGYLRVGLPITLISFVLGLAVLLAEHALF from the coding sequence TTGGCCCTCGCCATCTTCCTGTTCACCTACATCTTCATCGCGGGCATCCGCCTACCCTTCCCCCGTTTGGATCGTCCCGGAGGCGCGCTGGTGGGCGCCGTCCTCATGGTCCTCGCGGGGATCGTCACTCCCGCGGAGGTCTTCAACCACGGCGATGACTCCTCGCGTCACGCCGTGGACATGGACACGCTCGTGTTGCTGCTGGGGATGATGCTGCTCGCGGACTACCTGGCGCGCGCCTCCTTCTTCCGGGCGGCGGGCGCCTTCGCGCTCCAGAAGGCCCACACGCCCCGGTTGCTGCTGGTGGCCGTGGCGTGCACCAGCGCCTTCCTGTCCGCCTTCCTCGTCAACGACACCGTCTGTCTGATGCTCACCCCGCTGGTGCTGGTGGTCGTCGAGGAGGCGCGCCTGCCGCCCATTCCGTACCTGCTGGCCGTGTGCATGGCCTCCAACGCGGGCTCGGTGGCCACCTTCACCGGCAATCCGCAGAACATGCTCATCCAGGGCGCCTCCCAGCTGCCCTACGCGCAGTTCGCCGCTTACATGGCCCTGCCCGCCGTGGTCTCCACCGCCGTGGTGATCGCGGGGTTGCTCTTCGTCTTCCGGGGGCAGCTGACGCATGAGCGCTTCACCACCCACCCGGCGCCCGCCTCGGTGGATCGGCCGCTGCTGGGGCTCACGCTCGTGACGATCGTGGGCGTGGTGGCCGCCTTCTTCGCGGGACTGCCCATGAGCTGGAGCGCCCTGACGGGCGCCGCGGTGGTGATGACGCTGGCGCGGCGCGTCTACCCCCGGCAGGCGCTCGAGCGCGTGGACTATGTGCTGCTGCTCTTCTTCGCCAGCCTCTTCGTGGTCGTCTTCGGGGTGAACAAGGCGGGCTGGGCCGAGGACATCCACCAGCTCTTCTCGCCCTTCATGTCCGGGCCGCCCTGGCGCGAGACGCTGGGCTTCGCGGGGCTGACGCTCGTGGCCAGCAACCTCTTCAGCAACGTGCCCTTCGTCATGCTGGCGCGGCCCTGGGTGCCCACGCTGGCGGATCCCGTGCTCGGCTGGCACGTGCTGGCGCTCGGCTCCACGCTGGCGGGCAATCTCACCCTGGTGGGCAGCGTCGCCAACCTCATCGTCTTCGAGGCGGCGCGCGACAAGGTCTCGCTGAGCTTCATGGGCTACCTGCGCGTCGGCCTGCCCATCACGCTCATCAGCTTCGTGCTCGGGCTCGCGGTACTGCTCGCCGAACACGCGCTGTTCTGA
- a CDS encoding cyclic nucleotide-binding domain-containing protein, producing MEPRQLKDKAHEALAKGRFDRAAELFEEYCALEPLDFQSRLRLGDTWAQAGEHARAISAYEAAAEGFAREGLLPRAIATGKRLLALEPSHQGVQRMLASLYSVGPAPVPASPPGPSSAESPEPALEADSLLHAVELAARTWASHQEEPPSREEAAPPSSLPRIPLFSELPRDAFIALFERCPLRHYPEGARILEQGSQGNAFYVICSGRVRIVREAASGPRELAVLGEGAFFGEMALLSGAPRSASAVSASEDTQVLEISAPVLADVSRLYPQVARALRRFCRQRLLSEVMNTSALFRPFGRKDRRALVERFRARDVRRGDLLIREGQPVDGLYVVLSGEVAVNKAGQPLASLREGELFGEMSLLHKTPATATVTATRNTSLLRLPREDFDLLILTHPQVLALVSELTDARQRSNEARLGADSSSSSPEFSEELILF from the coding sequence ATGGAGCCACGGCAGCTCAAGGACAAGGCCCACGAAGCCCTCGCGAAGGGCCGCTTCGACCGGGCCGCCGAGCTGTTCGAGGAGTACTGCGCGCTGGAGCCCCTGGATTTCCAGTCGCGGCTGCGCCTGGGGGACACCTGGGCCCAGGCCGGCGAGCATGCACGCGCCATCTCCGCCTACGAGGCCGCCGCCGAGGGCTTCGCCCGGGAAGGCCTTCTGCCGCGCGCCATCGCCACCGGCAAGCGGTTGCTGGCGCTCGAGCCCTCTCACCAGGGCGTCCAGCGGATGCTCGCGAGCCTCTATTCGGTGGGCCCCGCTCCGGTGCCGGCCTCGCCTCCGGGCCCATCCTCCGCGGAGTCCCCGGAGCCGGCCCTCGAGGCGGACTCCCTGCTGCACGCGGTGGAGCTGGCGGCACGGACCTGGGCCTCTCATCAGGAGGAGCCGCCCTCGAGGGAAGAGGCCGCGCCACCTTCCTCGCTGCCCCGGATCCCCCTCTTCTCGGAGCTGCCGCGCGATGCCTTCATCGCGTTGTTCGAGCGATGCCCGCTGCGCCATTACCCCGAGGGCGCGCGCATCCTCGAACAGGGCAGCCAGGGCAATGCCTTCTATGTCATCTGCTCGGGCCGGGTGCGCATCGTGCGCGAGGCCGCGTCCGGGCCTCGCGAGCTGGCGGTGCTGGGCGAGGGGGCCTTCTTCGGGGAGATGGCGTTGTTGTCCGGGGCGCCGCGCTCGGCCTCCGCGGTGAGCGCTTCCGAGGACACCCAGGTGTTGGAGATCTCCGCCCCGGTGCTCGCGGACGTCTCGCGCCTCTACCCCCAGGTGGCCCGGGCCCTGCGGCGCTTCTGCCGGCAGCGGCTCCTGTCGGAGGTGATGAACACCTCGGCGCTCTTCCGGCCCTTTGGCCGCAAGGACCGGCGCGCGCTGGTGGAGCGCTTCCGGGCCCGGGACGTGCGCCGGGGAGACCTCCTCATCCGAGAGGGCCAGCCGGTGGACGGGCTCTACGTGGTGCTGTCCGGCGAGGTGGCCGTGAACAAGGCGGGCCAGCCCCTGGCGTCCCTGCGCGAGGGGGAGTTGTTCGGGGAGATGTCACTGCTGCACAAAACGCCGGCCACCGCCACGGTGACGGCCACGCGGAACACCTCGCTCCTGCGCCTGCCTCGCGAGGACTTCGATCTCCTCATCCTCACCCATCCCCAGGTCCTCGCCCTGGTGTCCGAGCTGACCGACGCCCGCCAACGCAGCAACGAGGCCCGGCTGGGGGCCGACTCCTCGTCCTCCTCCCCGGAGTTCTCCGAGGAACTGATCCTCTTCTGA
- a CDS encoding HEAT repeat domain-containing protein, producing the protein MRTGARTFFVVLALLGIAGCSGNRDQLLADLQNPRPEVRALAVKKLAEESRSDDLPLFTRAAKDMASIVRGEAAAALGKSQDPRVVDLLGELLEDSDVDVQGKAAMALAQVKNDKAKAYLTLQYGRRGRQTRQVIVQALKQANVPGAMAEVVAAESKAIWNRNLLTLGEGSLPERVGAAEELGKSGRNEAFNRLMPLVRDSQVVLAAAAVRGLGELGDKRATAAILPLLDESFSELRESAITALVRLQEPQATPRLQAVAVEKSAVSPLAIDALLELPRQPPTDAALCAVALDAVVPDAIRAARAMRERGGCPIEPIAERLSRPTSAAGGLQAIVGLGPSAKELLPKVLPFVTQADGALRTLAVDAIAAIGDPSATPVIQKAFAQELAAVQALRQDWIPQALPEKYGAGFDPNAPPADEADAQLRKKKERHVSLMSRVKALHMAKTRDLGRPVVQPRVPSELFDDLEPARLESLAGLLRALGSLKTPEAMEVLKGFAGDSSVTLRTAALVGLARLGPEGVSVASAGMFETDRALLKELARALAEQGEAGQSALVQLLPQISGEKLVLLDALARTSLPASAVPVLRDVVAEGGPESVLAATMLSRLKAKEAVPTLVKALEDPNSLGRRELLTALGETNDGSASEVVARDLYHDLPEIRAAAAAALARMGSRTADASEALDALKGDYYRRVREAAETALSKTATAAEGSR; encoded by the coding sequence ATGCGAACCGGCGCGCGCACCTTCTTCGTTGTCCTGGCCCTCCTTGGCATCGCCGGTTGCAGTGGCAACCGGGACCAGCTCCTGGCGGACCTGCAGAACCCTCGCCCCGAGGTGAGGGCGCTCGCCGTGAAGAAGCTGGCCGAGGAGTCCCGCTCCGACGACCTGCCCCTCTTCACGCGCGCGGCCAAGGACATGGCCTCCATCGTCCGGGGTGAGGCCGCCGCCGCGCTCGGCAAGAGTCAGGATCCCCGCGTGGTGGATCTGCTCGGTGAATTGCTCGAGGACTCCGACGTGGATGTCCAGGGCAAGGCGGCCATGGCCCTGGCGCAGGTCAAGAACGACAAGGCCAAGGCCTACCTCACCCTGCAGTACGGCCGCCGGGGCCGGCAGACGCGGCAAGTCATCGTCCAGGCGCTCAAGCAGGCCAACGTGCCCGGGGCCATGGCCGAGGTCGTCGCCGCCGAGTCCAAGGCCATCTGGAATCGCAACCTGCTCACGCTCGGAGAGGGGTCGCTGCCCGAGCGCGTGGGCGCCGCCGAGGAACTGGGCAAGAGCGGCCGGAACGAGGCCTTCAATCGGTTGATGCCGCTGGTGCGCGACAGCCAGGTCGTCCTCGCCGCCGCCGCCGTGCGGGGCCTGGGAGAGCTGGGCGACAAGCGCGCCACCGCCGCCATCCTGCCCCTGCTGGATGAGAGCTTCTCCGAGCTGCGCGAGTCCGCCATCACCGCGCTCGTGCGGCTCCAGGAGCCCCAGGCCACCCCGAGGCTGCAAGCCGTGGCGGTGGAGAAGAGCGCCGTGAGCCCCCTGGCCATCGACGCCCTGCTCGAGCTGCCCCGCCAGCCTCCCACCGATGCGGCCCTGTGCGCCGTCGCGCTCGACGCCGTGGTCCCGGATGCCATCCGCGCGGCCCGTGCCATGCGTGAGCGCGGGGGCTGTCCGATCGAGCCCATCGCCGAGCGTCTCTCCCGGCCCACCTCCGCCGCGGGTGGACTCCAGGCGATCGTGGGACTTGGCCCTTCCGCCAAGGAGCTGCTGCCCAAGGTGTTGCCCTTCGTCACCCAGGCCGACGGGGCCCTGCGCACCCTCGCCGTGGATGCCATCGCGGCCATTGGAGATCCCTCCGCCACGCCCGTGATCCAGAAGGCCTTCGCCCAGGAACTCGCGGCCGTGCAGGCCCTGCGTCAGGACTGGATCCCCCAGGCGCTCCCGGAGAAGTACGGGGCCGGGTTCGATCCCAACGCGCCGCCGGCCGATGAAGCGGATGCACAGCTGCGCAAGAAGAAGGAGCGGCACGTCAGTCTCATGTCCCGCGTCAAGGCGCTCCACATGGCCAAGACGCGCGACCTCGGACGCCCCGTGGTGCAGCCGCGCGTCCCCTCCGAGCTGTTCGATGACCTGGAGCCCGCCCGCCTGGAATCGCTCGCGGGCCTGCTGCGCGCGCTCGGCTCCTTGAAGACCCCCGAGGCGATGGAGGTGCTCAAGGGCTTCGCCGGAGACTCCAGCGTGACGCTGCGCACGGCCGCCCTGGTGGGACTCGCGCGCCTGGGGCCCGAGGGCGTGTCCGTGGCCAGCGCGGGCATGTTCGAGACCGACCGGGCTCTGCTCAAGGAGCTGGCGCGGGCGCTCGCCGAGCAGGGCGAGGCCGGTCAGTCCGCCCTGGTGCAACTGCTGCCGCAGATCAGCGGGGAGAAGCTGGTGCTGCTCGACGCGCTCGCGCGTACCTCGCTGCCGGCCTCCGCGGTGCCGGTGCTGCGCGATGTGGTGGCCGAGGGCGGGCCGGAGTCGGTGCTGGCCGCCACGATGCTCAGCCGGCTCAAGGCCAAGGAGGCCGTCCCCACGCTCGTCAAGGCGCTCGAGGATCCCAACAGCCTGGGCCGCCGCGAGCTGCTCACCGCGCTCGGCGAGACGAACGACGGCTCCGCGTCCGAGGTGGTGGCGCGCGACCTGTACCATGATCTGCCGGAGATCCGCGCCGCGGCCGCCGCGGCGCTCGCGCGCATGGGTTCGCGGACGGCCGATGCGTCCGAGGCCCTGGATGCGCTCAAGGGCGATTACTACCGCCGGGTGCGCGAGGCCGCCGAGACGGCCCTGTCGAAGACGGCGACCGCGGCGGAAGGCTCCCGCTGA